A genomic segment from Takifugu rubripes chromosome 20, fTakRub1.2, whole genome shotgun sequence encodes:
- the kdr gene encoding vascular endothelial growth factor receptor 2 isoform X5 gives MAPAGSLVKLCGIIFEITCVAALELRFMPDPPRLSSYGVHRLNKSDSLELTCRGRQNLQWTTPPTSPRLSISDCRGSGLFCTTLRISNATVNETGLYQCAYKDLKAEDGKTAVSAYVFVRDPKVPFVPSEKEYEMVFVREGERVVIPCRGSLEDLNVTLHTKYPNKELHPDGKETLWDARKGFTVPSHLISYAGVVFCQTCIGNETYKSPLYIIAVVGYKIYDLTLTPAKTELAAGERLVLSCTATTELNVGIGFNWTRSGQVLTSGNSSSLVSTTSHKKKLWSSLELSNTLIVENVTVDHTGDYTCSASSGPMEKSESAHVTVYEKPFVEIKEPWVKVWEVNVGHQSTTIPVKYSAYPEPGFKWLKNGQPLKDDYRFRQKIDTLVIHRVAETDAGNYTVVLINKITKEEHRRSFQLLVNVAPHIIEKEVAPDTDVYPFGSSPTLRCTARGFPTPSHVEWQWMSKEDCPEAFHSVAIPRSGPVNPDLQLLQCTGWRSISNSTGHRAVERVINDTDHALKKIMSSLKIEKAEVHALYRCMAHNKVGEDSRVIFFHVTRGLEVSVSPSGEPLEEDHVVLRCKADKLLYEDLAWFRVANFTEAEQLSSVQPCRSLVLQETPLTQRLHSNLESANVTLELPMPDASRKDEGLYACQVKNIKTQEKTCLLRRLSLKSLEVAQILNNLTDQRVNLSAIVTLHCDAAGRPSPTVLWTKNNQTVVEGSGVILSHNNRTLTIQRVKKEDSGRYTCTACNRRGCDSSQAFLTTEGAEVKTNVELIVPIGSVVIAMFFWLLIVFVIRGRKKPNGGDMKTGYLSMILDSEDMPMDEQCERLTYDANKWEFPRDRLKLGDPLGRGAFGQVVEAAAFGIEKATTCTTVAVKMLKEGATSSEYRALMSELKILIHIGHHLNVVNLLGACTKAGGPLMVIVEYCKHGNLSSYLKSKRGEYSPYRRKRVDSQKWGSPEEHVIDGDLGLGTVPQLDICTGTALCAMTADKASSSSVDTQEDSSDEDHLTMEDLICYSFQVAKGMEFLSSRKCIHRDLAARNILLSENNVVKICDFGLARDVYKDPDYVRKGDARLPLKWMAPETIFDRVYTTQSDVWSFGVLLWEIFSLGASPYPGVCIDESFCRRLKEGTRMRPPEYAPTEIYQIMLDCWLDRPTDRPTFAELVEHLGNLLEASAQQDGKDYIPLTADADLSPVAPETRSPYNRPQSGELLDVQLHYDSPPPMGASQQSERCSRPLSIKTFEDIPVADSRVMQEGHTVMGMCFSPEDEKGLNQHLSATPNFSHLLRCKSKESVASESSNQTSGYQSGYHSDDTDTPIYANEEAIMKHNMLKKPRPHKASHIRNNGNGSDPSCSPEILDQVITVSWGRGG, from the exons ATGGCTCCGGCAGGATCACTTGTTAAACTTTGTGGGATTATTTTCGAAATCACATGTGTTGCAG CTCTTGAACTGCGGTTCATGCCCGATCCGCCGAGGCTGAGCAGCTATGGTGTCCACAGGTTGAACAAATCAGACAGCCTGGAGCTAACGTGCAG AGGTCGGCAGAACCTCCAGTGGACGACCCCTCCTACGAGTCCCCGCCTGTCCATCAGTGACTGCAGAGGGTCTGGACTCTTCTGCACAACTCTGCGGATCTCTAATGCAACCGTCAACGAGACGGGACTCTACCAGTGCGCCTACAAGGACCTGAAAGCCGAAGATGGCAAAACTGCTGTTTCCGCTTATGTGTTTGTCCGGG ATCCCAAGGTGCCATTTGTGCCGTCTGAGAAAGAATACGAGATGGTTTTCGTCCGTGAAGGGGAGCGGGTGGTGATCCCGTGTCGAGGCTCGCTGGAGGATCTCAACGTCACCCTCCACACT AAGTATCCAAATAAAGAGCTTCATCCTGATGGGAAGGAAACTCTGTGGGATGCCAGGAAGGGTTTCACTGTTCCAAGTCACCTGATCAGCTACGCCGGCGTCGTGTTCTGCCAGACTTGCATCGGAAATGAGACCTATAAATCCCCCCTGTACATCATAGCTGTTGTTG GATACAAGATCTATGATCTCACCCTGACTCCTGCTAAGACTGAGTTAGCTGCAGGGGAGCGGCTGGTGCTCAGCTGCACCGCCACCACCGAGCTCAATGTGGGCATCGGCTTCAACTGGACGCGCTCGGGTCAGGTCCTG ACCTCAGGGAACAGTTCCAGCCTAGTGTCTACAACATCCCACAAAAAGAAGCTGTGGAGCTCTCTGGAACTGTCAAACACATTGATAGTGGAGAACGTGACTGTGGATCACACTGGAGATTACACCTGCTCCGCATCCAGCGGGCCGATGGAGAAAAGTGAATCAGCGCATGTTACAGTAtacg AAAAGCCCTTCGTTGAAATAAAGGAGCCATGGGTGAAGGTCTGGGAGGTCAATGTGGGCCATCAGTCCACTACGATTCCAGTCAAATACTCCGCGTACCCAGAGCCTGGCTTCAAATG GTTAAAAAATGGCCAACCGCTGAAGGACGATTACAGATTTAGGCAGAAAATCGACACCCTTGTCATCCACAGAGTCGCAGAAACGGATGCTGGGAATTATACGGTGGTTCTGATCAATAAAATTACTAAGGAGGAGCATAGGCGCTCCTTCCAGCTGCTGGTCAATG TGGCTCCTCATATTATCGAGAAGGAGGTGGCGCCGGACACCGATGTCTACCCCTTTGGCAGCAGCCCCACGCTGAGGTGCACCGCGCGGGGTTTTCCTACACCCTCGCACGTCGAGTGGCAGTGGATGTCCAAAGAGGACTGTCCAGAGGCCTTCCA CTCTGTTGCCATCCCCAGGTCAGGGCCGGTCAACCCTGACCTTCAGCTCCTGCAGTGTACAGGCTGGAGATCCATCAGCAACAGCACTGGCCACCGCGCCGTGGAACGAGTCATAAACGACACGGATCACGCTCTGAAG AAAATCATGAGCTCCTTGAAGATTGAGAAAGCTGAGGTCCACGCCCTCTACAGGTGCATGGCTCACAACAAAGTCGGCGAGGACTCGCGCGTCATCTTCTTCCATGTGACGC GCGGGCTCGAGGTGAGCGTGTCCCCGTCAGGCGAGCCTTTGGAGGAGGACCACGTGGTCCTGCGCTGCAAGGCCGACAAGCTGCTCTACGAAGACCTCGCCTGGTTCCGCGTGGCCAACTTCACGGAGGCGGAGCAGTTGTCATCCGTGCAGCCCTGTCGCTCGCTGGTTCTGCAGGAAACACCTTTGACGCAAAGGCTGCATTCGAACCTGGAGAGCGCCAACGTGACCCTGGAGCTACCGATGCCCGACGCTTCCCGCAAGGACGAGGGCCTGTATGCGTGTCAGGTGAAAAACATCAAGACCCAGGAGAAAACCTGCCTGCTTCGCCGCCTTTCTCTTAAAA GTCTTGAGGTTGCACAGATACTCAACAACCTGACGGATCAAAGAGTCAACCTCAGCGCCATCGTAACGCTGCACTGTGACGCGGCCGGGAGGCCGAGCCCAACGGTGCTGTGGACCAAAAACAACCAGACTGTGGTGGAGGGCTCAG GTGTAATTCTGAGCCATAACAACCGTACTCTGACCATTCAGCGGGTGAAGAAGGAGGACAGTGGTCGCTACACCTGCACGGCCTGTAACCGGCGCGGATGTGACAGCTCGCAGGCCTTCCTGACGACTGAAG GTGCGGAGGTGAAGACTAACGTGGAGCTGATTGTCCCCATTGGATCAGTGGTCATCGCCATGTTTTTCTGGTTACTGATCGTCTTCGTCATCCGTGGAAGAAAGAAG CCCAATGGAGGAGATATGAAGACGGGCTACCTGTCCATGATCCTGGACTCGGAGGACATGCCCATGGACGAGCAGTGCGAACGACTCACATACGACGCTAACAAATGGGAGTTTCCCCGGGACAGACTCAAGCTGG GGGACCCACTGGGACGGGGGGCATTTGGACAGGTGGTAGAAGCAGCTGCCTTTGGCATCGAGAAGGCCACCACGTGCACCACTGTTGCGGTCAAGATGCTCAAGG AGGGCGCCACATCCAGCGAGTACCGTGctctgatgtcagagctgaaaaTTCTCATCCACATCGGACATCATCTCAACGTGGTCAACCTGCTTGGCGCCTGTACGAAGGCCGGAG GGCCCCTGATGGTGATTGTGGAGTACTGCAAGCACGGAAACCTCTCCAGCTACCTGAAGAGCAAGCGTGGGGAGTACAGTCCATACAGG AGGAAGCGCGTGGACAGTCAGAAATGGGGGTCTCCGGAGGAGCACGTCATCGACGGGGACCTGGGTCTGGGGACGGTTCCCCAGCTGGACATTTGCACCGGGACGGCCTTGTGCGCCATGACTGCAGACAAAGCATCAAGCAGCAGCGTGGACACTCAGGAAG ACAGCTCAGACGAAGACCACCTGACCATGGAGGACCTGATATGCTACAGCTTCCAGGTGGCCAAAGGCATGGAGTTCCTCTCCTCCCGCAAG TGCATCCACAGGGACCTCGCTGCCAGGAACATCCTGCTTTCAGAGAACAACGTGGTGAAGATCTGCGACTTCGGCCTCGCCAGGGATGTCTACAAAGACCCCGACTACGTCCGCAAAGGCGAT GCACGCCTCCCTCTCAAGTGGATGGCTCCCGAGACCATCTTTGATCGGGTCTACACCACGCAGAGCGACGTCTGGTCCTTTGGGGTTCTCCTGTGGGAGATCTTCTCTCTCG GTGCTTCTCCGTATCCTGGCGTTTGCATCGACGAGTCTTTCTGCAGGAGGCTTAAGGAGGGAACGAGGATGAGGCCTCCAGAATACGCCCCCACTGAGAT ATATCAGATCATGCTGGACTGCTGGCTGGATCGTCCCACCGACAGACCCACGTTTGCCGAGCTGGTGGAGCATTTGGGGAACCTGCTGGAGGCCAGCGCTCAGCAG GATGGGAAGGACTACATCCCCTTGACAGCAGATGCAGATCTTTCTCCAGTGGCCCCTGAGACCAGGAGCCCCTATAACAGGCCCCAGAGCGGTGAGCTCCTGGATGTTCAGCTCCACTACGACAGCCCACCACCCATGGG AGCGTCCCAGCAGAGCGAGCGGTGCAGTCGGCCCCTCAGCATCAAGACCTTTGAAGACATCCCTGTGGCCGACAGCCGCGTCATG CAGGAGGGTCACACAGTCATGGGTATGTGCTTCTCACCCGAGGACGAAAAGGGCTTGAACCAACACCTGTCGGCCACTCCCAACTTCAG CCACCTGCTGCGCTGTAAGAGCAAAGAGTCCGTGGCCTCGGAGTCGTCCAATCAGACCAGCGGGTACCAGTCGGGGTACCACTCCGACGACACGGACACGCCCATCTACGCTAACGAGGAGGCGATCATGAAGCACAACATGCTGAAGAAGCCGCGGCCGCACAAG GCCTCACACATAAGGAACAATGGGAACGGCTCAGATCCAAGCTGCAGCCCTGAGATATTGGACCAAGTGATAACAGttagctgggggagggggggatga
- the kdr gene encoding vascular endothelial growth factor receptor 2 isoform X6 — MAPAGSLVKLCGIIFEITCVAALELRFMPDPPRLSSYGVHRLNKSDSLELTCRGRQNLQWTTPPTSPRLSISDCRGSGLFCTTLRISNATVNETGLYQCAYKDLKAEDGKTAVSAYVFVRDPKVPFVPSEKEYEMVFVREGERVVIPCRGSLEDLNVTLHTKYPNKELHPDGKETLWDARKGFTVPSHLISYAGVVFCQTCIGNETYKSPLYIIAVVGYKIYDLTLTPAKTELAAGERLVLSCTATTELNVGIGFNWTRSGQVLTSGNSSSLVSTTSHKKKLWSSLELSNTLIVENVTVDHTGDYTCSASSGPMEKSESAHVTVYEKPFVEIKEPWVKVWEVNVGHQSTTIPVKYSAYPEPGFKWLKNGQPLKDDYRFRQKIDTLVIHRVAETDAGNYTVVLINKITKEEHRRSFQLLVNVAPHIIEKEVAPDTDVYPFGSSPTLRCTARGFPTPSHVEWQWMSKEDCPEAFHSVAIPRSGPVNPDLQLLQCTGWRSISNSTGHRAVERVINDTDHALKKIMSSLKIEKAEVHALYRCMAHNKVGEDSRVIFFHVTRGLEVSVSPSGEPLEEDHVVLRCKADKLLYEDLAWFRVANFTEAEQLSSVQPCRSLVLQETPLTQRLHSNLESANVTLELPMPDASRKDEGLYACQVKNIKTQEKTCLLRRLSLKSLEVAQILNNLTDQRVNLSAIVTLHCDAAGRPSPTVLWTKNNQTVVEGSGVILSHNNRTLTIQRVKKEDSGRYTCTACNRRGCDSSQAFLTTEGAEVKTNVELIVPIGSVVIAMFFWLLIVFVIRGRKKPNGGDMKTGYLSMILDSEDMPMDEQCERLTYDANKWEFPRDRLKLGDPLGRGAFGQVVEAAAFGIEKATTCTTVAVKMLKEGATSSEYRALMSELKILIHIGHHLNVVNLLGACTKAGGPLMVIVEYCKHGNLSSYLKSKRGEYSPYRRKRVDSQKWGSPEEHVIDGDLGLGTVPQLDICTGTALCAMTADKASSSSVDTQEDSSDEDHLTMEDLICYSFQVAKGMEFLSSRKCIHRDLAARNILLSENNVVKICDFGLARDVYKDPDYVRKGDARLPLKWMAPETIFDRVYTTQSDVWSFGVLLWEIFSLGASPYPGVCIDESFCRRLKEGTRMRPPEYAPTEIYQIMLDCWLDRPTDRPTFAELVEHLGNLLEASAQQDGKDYIPLTADADLSPVAPETRSPYNRPQSGELLDVQLHYDSPPPMGASQQSERCSRPLSIKTFEDIPVADSRVMQEGHTVMGMCFSPEDEKGLNQHLSATPNFSHLLRCKSKESVASESSNQTSGYQSGYHSDDTDTPIYANEEAIMKHNMLKKPRPHKVPDKFNTEIRYSTPPV, encoded by the exons ATGGCTCCGGCAGGATCACTTGTTAAACTTTGTGGGATTATTTTCGAAATCACATGTGTTGCAG CTCTTGAACTGCGGTTCATGCCCGATCCGCCGAGGCTGAGCAGCTATGGTGTCCACAGGTTGAACAAATCAGACAGCCTGGAGCTAACGTGCAG AGGTCGGCAGAACCTCCAGTGGACGACCCCTCCTACGAGTCCCCGCCTGTCCATCAGTGACTGCAGAGGGTCTGGACTCTTCTGCACAACTCTGCGGATCTCTAATGCAACCGTCAACGAGACGGGACTCTACCAGTGCGCCTACAAGGACCTGAAAGCCGAAGATGGCAAAACTGCTGTTTCCGCTTATGTGTTTGTCCGGG ATCCCAAGGTGCCATTTGTGCCGTCTGAGAAAGAATACGAGATGGTTTTCGTCCGTGAAGGGGAGCGGGTGGTGATCCCGTGTCGAGGCTCGCTGGAGGATCTCAACGTCACCCTCCACACT AAGTATCCAAATAAAGAGCTTCATCCTGATGGGAAGGAAACTCTGTGGGATGCCAGGAAGGGTTTCACTGTTCCAAGTCACCTGATCAGCTACGCCGGCGTCGTGTTCTGCCAGACTTGCATCGGAAATGAGACCTATAAATCCCCCCTGTACATCATAGCTGTTGTTG GATACAAGATCTATGATCTCACCCTGACTCCTGCTAAGACTGAGTTAGCTGCAGGGGAGCGGCTGGTGCTCAGCTGCACCGCCACCACCGAGCTCAATGTGGGCATCGGCTTCAACTGGACGCGCTCGGGTCAGGTCCTG ACCTCAGGGAACAGTTCCAGCCTAGTGTCTACAACATCCCACAAAAAGAAGCTGTGGAGCTCTCTGGAACTGTCAAACACATTGATAGTGGAGAACGTGACTGTGGATCACACTGGAGATTACACCTGCTCCGCATCCAGCGGGCCGATGGAGAAAAGTGAATCAGCGCATGTTACAGTAtacg AAAAGCCCTTCGTTGAAATAAAGGAGCCATGGGTGAAGGTCTGGGAGGTCAATGTGGGCCATCAGTCCACTACGATTCCAGTCAAATACTCCGCGTACCCAGAGCCTGGCTTCAAATG GTTAAAAAATGGCCAACCGCTGAAGGACGATTACAGATTTAGGCAGAAAATCGACACCCTTGTCATCCACAGAGTCGCAGAAACGGATGCTGGGAATTATACGGTGGTTCTGATCAATAAAATTACTAAGGAGGAGCATAGGCGCTCCTTCCAGCTGCTGGTCAATG TGGCTCCTCATATTATCGAGAAGGAGGTGGCGCCGGACACCGATGTCTACCCCTTTGGCAGCAGCCCCACGCTGAGGTGCACCGCGCGGGGTTTTCCTACACCCTCGCACGTCGAGTGGCAGTGGATGTCCAAAGAGGACTGTCCAGAGGCCTTCCA CTCTGTTGCCATCCCCAGGTCAGGGCCGGTCAACCCTGACCTTCAGCTCCTGCAGTGTACAGGCTGGAGATCCATCAGCAACAGCACTGGCCACCGCGCCGTGGAACGAGTCATAAACGACACGGATCACGCTCTGAAG AAAATCATGAGCTCCTTGAAGATTGAGAAAGCTGAGGTCCACGCCCTCTACAGGTGCATGGCTCACAACAAAGTCGGCGAGGACTCGCGCGTCATCTTCTTCCATGTGACGC GCGGGCTCGAGGTGAGCGTGTCCCCGTCAGGCGAGCCTTTGGAGGAGGACCACGTGGTCCTGCGCTGCAAGGCCGACAAGCTGCTCTACGAAGACCTCGCCTGGTTCCGCGTGGCCAACTTCACGGAGGCGGAGCAGTTGTCATCCGTGCAGCCCTGTCGCTCGCTGGTTCTGCAGGAAACACCTTTGACGCAAAGGCTGCATTCGAACCTGGAGAGCGCCAACGTGACCCTGGAGCTACCGATGCCCGACGCTTCCCGCAAGGACGAGGGCCTGTATGCGTGTCAGGTGAAAAACATCAAGACCCAGGAGAAAACCTGCCTGCTTCGCCGCCTTTCTCTTAAAA GTCTTGAGGTTGCACAGATACTCAACAACCTGACGGATCAAAGAGTCAACCTCAGCGCCATCGTAACGCTGCACTGTGACGCGGCCGGGAGGCCGAGCCCAACGGTGCTGTGGACCAAAAACAACCAGACTGTGGTGGAGGGCTCAG GTGTAATTCTGAGCCATAACAACCGTACTCTGACCATTCAGCGGGTGAAGAAGGAGGACAGTGGTCGCTACACCTGCACGGCCTGTAACCGGCGCGGATGTGACAGCTCGCAGGCCTTCCTGACGACTGAAG GTGCGGAGGTGAAGACTAACGTGGAGCTGATTGTCCCCATTGGATCAGTGGTCATCGCCATGTTTTTCTGGTTACTGATCGTCTTCGTCATCCGTGGAAGAAAGAAG CCCAATGGAGGAGATATGAAGACGGGCTACCTGTCCATGATCCTGGACTCGGAGGACATGCCCATGGACGAGCAGTGCGAACGACTCACATACGACGCTAACAAATGGGAGTTTCCCCGGGACAGACTCAAGCTGG GGGACCCACTGGGACGGGGGGCATTTGGACAGGTGGTAGAAGCAGCTGCCTTTGGCATCGAGAAGGCCACCACGTGCACCACTGTTGCGGTCAAGATGCTCAAGG AGGGCGCCACATCCAGCGAGTACCGTGctctgatgtcagagctgaaaaTTCTCATCCACATCGGACATCATCTCAACGTGGTCAACCTGCTTGGCGCCTGTACGAAGGCCGGAG GGCCCCTGATGGTGATTGTGGAGTACTGCAAGCACGGAAACCTCTCCAGCTACCTGAAGAGCAAGCGTGGGGAGTACAGTCCATACAGG AGGAAGCGCGTGGACAGTCAGAAATGGGGGTCTCCGGAGGAGCACGTCATCGACGGGGACCTGGGTCTGGGGACGGTTCCCCAGCTGGACATTTGCACCGGGACGGCCTTGTGCGCCATGACTGCAGACAAAGCATCAAGCAGCAGCGTGGACACTCAGGAAG ACAGCTCAGACGAAGACCACCTGACCATGGAGGACCTGATATGCTACAGCTTCCAGGTGGCCAAAGGCATGGAGTTCCTCTCCTCCCGCAAG TGCATCCACAGGGACCTCGCTGCCAGGAACATCCTGCTTTCAGAGAACAACGTGGTGAAGATCTGCGACTTCGGCCTCGCCAGGGATGTCTACAAAGACCCCGACTACGTCCGCAAAGGCGAT GCACGCCTCCCTCTCAAGTGGATGGCTCCCGAGACCATCTTTGATCGGGTCTACACCACGCAGAGCGACGTCTGGTCCTTTGGGGTTCTCCTGTGGGAGATCTTCTCTCTCG GTGCTTCTCCGTATCCTGGCGTTTGCATCGACGAGTCTTTCTGCAGGAGGCTTAAGGAGGGAACGAGGATGAGGCCTCCAGAATACGCCCCCACTGAGAT ATATCAGATCATGCTGGACTGCTGGCTGGATCGTCCCACCGACAGACCCACGTTTGCCGAGCTGGTGGAGCATTTGGGGAACCTGCTGGAGGCCAGCGCTCAGCAG GATGGGAAGGACTACATCCCCTTGACAGCAGATGCAGATCTTTCTCCAGTGGCCCCTGAGACCAGGAGCCCCTATAACAGGCCCCAGAGCGGTGAGCTCCTGGATGTTCAGCTCCACTACGACAGCCCACCACCCATGGG AGCGTCCCAGCAGAGCGAGCGGTGCAGTCGGCCCCTCAGCATCAAGACCTTTGAAGACATCCCTGTGGCCGACAGCCGCGTCATG CAGGAGGGTCACACAGTCATGGGTATGTGCTTCTCACCCGAGGACGAAAAGGGCTTGAACCAACACCTGTCGGCCACTCCCAACTTCAG CCACCTGCTGCGCTGTAAGAGCAAAGAGTCCGTGGCCTCGGAGTCGTCCAATCAGACCAGCGGGTACCAGTCGGGGTACCACTCCGACGACACGGACACGCCCATCTACGCTAACGAGGAGGCGATCATGAAGCACAACATGCTGAAGAAGCCGCGGCCGCACAAGGTGCCCGACAAATTCAACACGGAGATCCGCTACAGCACGCCACCGGTCTGA